The Tolypothrix sp. PCC 7712 region TTTTAATTTCTACAGCTATCTTCTTTCCAGCTTTTTCTGCTGCTACTAACTGTTCTGCACCTAAATCAATTCTAACTTCATCTTTTTCACCAAACTCAATTCTTAAAGGGTCGTGTGTAATTACCCACTGCTCTTTCTGAAGGCTAGTTTTAACTGCTTCATGAAATCGGTCTTTGGCTGACATTGATCCTCATACAATATGTAACTTGATTTTAAATGGCTGGCGTGTTCAAGAAATACCTAACTACAGATGATTTTGCCAAGTACTGCAAAGGACGCTTTGTAGCAAATCGCAAAAACTGCAACACTTATACACAGACCTAATGTAAAACTTAGGCTACGATATCCCCTATTCCTCTTGGTTCGTTACGTGGGGAGTAGTCCAGGTTAAATATGAGCATCATAGAAGATATCAAAACCCAAAGTACAGACAATCTAGTTTCTATTGCTGAACAATTCGCGCTTCAGGGTGAGGTGACAAGTGTTCAGGCTTTTGGTAGCGGTAATATTAATGACACTTTTTTAGTAACTAAAAATTCCTTAGAAAATCAGAATTTTGTTCTCCAACGTATTAATACACAAGTATTCCGCCAGCCACAACTGATTATGCGTAATATGTGTATTTTTACTGAGCATATTCGTCAAAGGTTAGAGCAAAAACCACTTAACCGCCGTTGGGAAGTACCAAGTGTACTATTAACTAAAGATACACAAGACCATTGGCGGGATGCAGATGGTTCATTTTGGCGGGCGATTAGTTTTATTGCAGGTTCGCAGTCTTTTGATACGATGGGCGATCGCTCTCAAGCTCCCGAAGTCGGCTATGCTTTGGGGATGTTCCATAATCTGATCAGCGATTTACCACCAGAAAAACTCGCTGATACTTTAGAAGGCTTCCACATTACACCCCGCTACCTGCAACATTACAACGAGGTTTTGCCGAAAACCACTGTGAAGCCAACCCCAGAGGTAAATTATTGCTTGCAATTTGTGAGCGATCGCCAACTTTTTGCCAGTACTCTGGAAGATGCAAAAGCTGCGGGTAAGTTACCACTGCGGCTAATGCATGGCGATCCGAAAATTAATAATGTGATGTTTGACACCGCAACTGGGCTTGCTGTCAGTGTCATTGATTTAGATACCGTCAAGCCGGGTTTAGTACATTACGATATTGGCGACTGTTTGCGTTCTGGTTGCAATCCCGTTGGGGAAGAAACAGAAGATTGGGAAAGCGTGACTTTTGATACTGAGACTTGCCAAGGTATATTGCAAGGTTATCTTGCTGTTGCTAAGGCGTTTATGACAGAAAATGACTATGCCTATATATATGATGCAATTCGTTTGATTGCTTTTGAATTAGGGTTGAGATTTTTTGCTGATTATTTAGCTGGGAATGTCTATTTTAAAGTGAAGTATCCAGAACATAATTTAGCGCGGGCGCTGGTGCAATTTGCGCTGACAAAAAGTATTGAATCTCAAGAAACAGCAATTCGCGCCATAATTGGGGATGTGAAATGAATCATCAGTCATTTTCTCTGCAAACTTTTCCGGGTACTGAAAAATTTCCCGATGTTAAAATTGCAGGTGATATCGCCCGTAATGGTAATAAATTGACTATTCAATATAGGCTGTTGGGGGATATTAAAAAAATTGCCATTACCCCACCCTCAGCCACACCATTACGAAAGCACGGATTATGGCAAAATACTTGTTTTGAGTTCTTTATTGGTATTAATAATTCTCCCCAATATTGGGAATTTAACCTGTCACCTAGTGGTGATTGGAATATTTACCGCTTTGATGATTATCGTCAAGGAATGGAAGAGGAAGCCGCTTTTTCCACACTTCCATTTATTGTGCAACAGCAAACGGAGAGTGTAGAAATAAATTTAGATTTGGATTTGGATAAAATTATTGCCACAGAACAAGCCCTAGAAGTTGCAATTACCACTGTGATTAAAACCCAAGATGGTGATGTAACTTATTGGGCTTTAACTCATCGAGGTGCTGAGGCTGATTTTCACCTGCGAGATAGTTTTATTTTGGAATTACCTGCGGCAAATTAAGCTGTAGGATGCGTTACAACGCATCCTACTTTAATTGCACTGCTCTACTTATAACAATTTAAATAATGTTTGCTACACATTAATATATTCTAGAGGGCAAGGTAATGCCTATTGGTGTCAACTTAACGTGAAACTCGCTCTTGTGCAAGGTTTCGCCCTCACCCCCAGCCCCTCTCCCGCAGGGAGAAGGGAGCAAGAGATTTAGTTCTCCTTCTCCTGGGGGAGAAGGGGTTAGGGACTTCCAAATAAAAAAATATCCCAGTATTTATTGTGGGGTGGACATCTTGTCCGCCCAGTTTATGTGGCGGGCAAGATGCCCGCCCCACAAGATGGAATAATTTATTTCTTGAAAATCCCTTAGGGGATGAGGGCACGAGGTATTTGTACAACGCCCGTCCTATATAGCTTTTAGCTTAAGTTGACACGTATGGGTAATGCCTTGCCCCTACAATTTGTTGCATTCTTTTTTCAAATTGGTATTACAACAATTGTTCCGTTACCAATGACAAATGATAGTAGGATGCGTTACAACGCATCCTACAAATCACAACAATCCGCGATAGCGAATAAATACCAAAATCGCCGCCCAAGAACCCAAAGCTACTTTAATCGCAACTAGGATATTGAGAATAGGTATAATTCCGCCGCTAAAAAGTGCGCCCATTTCTCCGTGAGGTAATTCATAACCTGACAAAGTGATTACCGCCAGCACAATGAAAATTAGCACTGAAACTTTTTCCCATATAGCAGCGTGCCAGCGTTGGTAAATTGCTTGCATCCACTCTGGGGATGAGGTAATTGCTATAAGTCCGATCGCAGTTCCTCCGGCTACACCAGCTGCAAAACCACCACCTGGTGTCAAATGTCCGCGAATGGCTAACTCGATGCTTACTAGTGAGGTAATTGTGGCACCTAAACGCGCTAGCACAATTGAGGGTTTATCAGTGAAATTATAAATGGCGCAGGATGGTCTTTCGTTCGCCAACAGATAATAAGCGCCCATGATGGCGATTGTAAATACTATGACCTCGAAAATCGTGTCATAAAGCCGATTGCGGAGAATAATGACTGTTACCGCATTGGGGATACCACCATCTTTAACAATCGATTCCACAATTGAGAAATCTGGAAGTTGTGGTGCAGGATTGGGTAAGACAATCATTTTGATATACAGCGCTACCCCGGCGGCGATGTAAATCCATTTCATCATGATTTATGTTCCTCCCCTAACTCTGGTGTATTTACATAGGTGAGGCTGGTTGTTGGTGATGAAAGTTCGCTTTGCATGATGTCATAAACTCGTTTTACCCTCACAGCAGTGTGATAGGCCAAGTTTTCATCATTTTGTTCGAGTTTGCTACAGCTAGCATGAACTTCTTTATCTAGCAGCGCCCGTTCTAAAGCTTGTTGGTTTGGGTAGGGAACGAGTTCTAGGCGCATGTGGCGTTTGCTAAAAATTCTGCGTAACTCGTCCGTAATTTGCCCAAAATGGCTGTCTGGTAAAGCATCGCCATCTTGGATGATACCGAGACGCATGACTAGGGATGAACGGACGGCGATCGCATACAGTGTAATCGCCAGCATTGTACCTACTAATGCTTCAGTTAAAGCTACATCGGCAGCGCCTAAAAGCACATATAATAATGCTGCTATGGCTCCTAGTATTCCTCGCATTACTAAGGCACTGTAGGGATTGACTTGCATGATCAGCATACAAGCAGACATGGGCAGCAAGGCAGTGATGAAATAGATAAACAAATCGTATTTAGTCATCATTACCTCCACTTGTAGAACAGTAAGCCAACACGTAACCCAGCATTGTGTTCCAGATTGCCAAGCAAATAATGCCAAGAATCAGCAAAGGCCATTCCCTGGGTATTTTCAGCAGCAAACCAAAGACGATACTCATCGAACCCAGGGTGTCGGAAACTGAAAGAGTATGCAGCTTGAATAAAAGCGATCGCTTTCCCAAAAGAAATGATGTTCCCCAAAACCAGAAGCAAATACCGATAATTATGCAGGTATAACTTAGAACTGTAATCATACATCACCCATGCGTTTTAGTACATTTGCTAGCAGCATTAACGCCGCATTCCCCACACTCAGGATGATCACCCCAACAATGCCAATCATCCAGTCATCACGTAAGACTGAGGCAACCAAAATCATCACGGAAGCTTTAGAGGAGATACTGGCAAATGCCAACATTTTTTGCCAAACGTGATCGTTTCTCCATGCTTCGTAGATGGGTATAAGTAAAGCCAAAATCATGGCAATTACTATCAGGTTCATCAGGCTTTCCTCCGTTGAATCCGGTGGACTTCATACCAGCCATCTTCGTGATATTTCACGACAATGGTTTTGGGTGTAAAGGTAATAATGAAAATATCTAAAAAGATGAGTCCGGGTGTTCTTCTGGCGGGAACACGTTCCATGACAATTTCTTCTTCTGTATGGGGTTGGAAAATGATTTGCAATGCTTCGATATAGGCGGTGGGTATTGCTTTTAATCCTTGCCACAAAGCCCGCAGCCAATCTTTTAATTTTTCTCGTGATTGGTGATTGTGTGGCAATAACAGGGCAATACTGACACCGATGATGATATTTGCCACAGTAAAATTAGCGGTGAGCAGGAACCAAATAGCCAGCCGCAATAATATATTTAGATATCCAGTCATACAATTTTGGATTTTAGATTTTGGATTTTGGATTGAGTTAAGAGATGAATTTGGGTGTTTGTAATCAGAAATTGTTAAATTCAAAAAACTTGTTTTCTATGCTTGAATTTTGCATTAAAAATGCACAAAAATTATGGAAATACCATCCAGAAAAGTAGTACTAACATCAGACTCATAAAACCGATGAGATGCTCAAATTGCTCAAGTAACCGGGGTAGCTTGACTGATAATCTTTGCACTATGAAAAAATAGACAAGCCAGCCAATAGCGATGGTTACAAGTGGTTTGATGATATTCGCAACTGTATAAGCATCATAATAGGCAACATTGGCGACAATTAGCCCAACAATTAACAGGATTACCCCAGGCCAAAAACCGGGTTTGACTTCTCCTGTACCACCTCGGGGTAAAAAGATGAATTTGGCAAAAGATATTGCAGTTCCCAAAGCTGCGACATTCATGGCGATAACTTGCCAAGGTGCGAGATTTTTCATTGTCAAAACTTTTGCCCCAAACCCAGATAATAAGGGAAAGCCGGATATTGAGAAGCTAGCAATAACAAGGGCAATCCAAATAGCAGTATTGATGGGCTTGTGTTGCAGTTCTTTGAAGTTGCGGCTGGGTAAAGCACCTGCAATCAAAAACAGTGCGGATTTGACTAAGCCATGTGTCAGCGCATAAAAACCCCCAACTGCTGGTGCAGCTAAGATGAAACCTAACTGGGAAATAGTGTGAAACGCCAGCATCCGCTTAGTATCTTTCTCAAACATGGCGTAGAAAACTCCTAAAAGTGCTGTTCCTACACCAAAAATTCTGATGATGGGGTCAATTTCATCTAAAGCCAGCGCACACCTGACTAGAGGATAAACTCCGGTTTTAACAACGACTCCTGAAAGTAAGGCTGAGACTGGAGTTTCTGATTCCGAGTGTGTCAGGGGTAGCCATAACCCCGATACAAACACCCCGCCTTTGACTAGTAATCCCAAACCAATCAAAGCAAAAGCTTCTGGTGGCGAACCAAGTAAAGCCGAGAAAGCAAAGGAATGATTTGTTTGATAAGCCAGTACCGCACCGACCAAGTAAAATAACATGGCGACATTGCTAATAAACAAATAGCGCAAAGCCACCCAAATTGACCTATCAGTGCGGGGATAAGCTATTAAGAGAAAGGCAGCAATGCCACTGACCTCTAACGCCACATATAAACTGATAAAATCTGCACAGGCAAAAGCAGCATTAACGCTACCATGTAACATCAAGGTTTGAGCGTAAAAAAAAGCTGTCTTATCGCTTTGCCAACAGTAAAGAATGACCGCAGTTGTTACTAGGGCATTTGTTAGGATAAAGTAAGCTGTCAATTCATCCAGTGTTAAAGTCACACCGAAGTTATCCAGCAATTTTAATTCTAGTGGCGATCGCTGCCAAAATAACTGCGCTGCATATCCAGCCGAAGCTAAACCCATAGCTAACGCCAGGTATTTGTCCAGCTTGGGTAGTAAATAAATGACGAACCCCACCAAAAATGGTAGTGTAATCCAGGCGAGTGTAATGGTAGTCAAGTCGCTTCGCTCCAATTCAAAATTAAAAATTCGTCTTGAAAAGTTTGCTCAAGTCGGGAAACCCGCCCACGCAACTTTTGTCTTCGACACGCTACGCGAACGCAAAATTCAAAATTAAAGACAATTAGCGGGGGCTTGAAACCCAAAATTAATTAATTCAAAATTATTTTTATTATTTATTTTGAATTTTGCACTTTGCATTTTGAATTCAAAAAAGGTCATGGCGTATTGTTCTTCTCGATTTCACTGCTTTCCAAGGTGGGATTATCCCGTGACAATTTCATGACACCGACTAGCATTAAAGCTTGAATCGAAAAGCCGATGACAATCGCCGTCAAGATGACAGCCTGGGGAACTGGATCGGCAAAAGCGCCTTTGTTAACAGTTGATAAAATTGGCGTAAATAAGCCTTCCCGTGACGCAATAAGCACGTAATAGGCAATCACTCCCGTACTCATGACATCCATTGAGACGATTTTCATCACCAGATTTTTCTTGAGAATAATGCCAAAAAATCCGCATAATATAGTGGCGAATACACTTGCTTCTAATACAGGAATCATCTGTAAGGGAACTCCAAAAAATAAATTATTCCGTTTAAATCGTTGACTGTTGACTGTTGACTGTTGACTGTTGACGGTTCACAGTTAACAGTCAACGGTCAACCGTGAACAATAACAATGGAATGTTTTTTTACTTGGAAGTCCCTAAAGTAAGGGTTAACCTTGATTAATTTTGCAGAAATATGCTGATAAGTAGAAAAGCAAAATATAGAAGACAATTACAGTCTTTTACTCAAGAAAAAACTTCAAGAGTTTTAGCACGTTAGAGATACTAACGCTTCATTTGCCAGGAAATCTTGTTTTTGATTTTGCTTGACTACTTACTATGAAAAAAAGCTTTAACCATAATCAGGACATGCAAATTCTAGGACATCCTTGATATCAGGTAATTTCCCCAACCTCTGATGACAAGAAACGGAGTTCTTGTTTTTCTTTGGGATTGAACAAATTTGGAGAATGTTCTGAACACACCCATGATTTTTGACACTAGGCTTTAGTGTTTTTAATAATTTGACACGGTTATTAACTCAACAATATGTCGTTTGTGGTACTCAAAGCAAGAATTTGGCATCAGTAGTCCTTATGGACTGCATACATTAAGACAATGATTCGCTATGAGGAATACTTGTCGGTTAAGGGAAAAAGGGGAATGGGGAATGGGGAATGGGGAATGGGGAATGGGGAATGGGGAATGGGGAATGGGGAATGGGGAATGGGGAATGGGGAATGGGAAATAAAAAACCTTGAACCCCTAACCTTGAACCTTTTACCCTTGAAGCGGCTGGGAACGTAAAAGCGTAGGATGCGTTAGGGACTTCCAAGAAATAAATTATTCCATCTTGTGGGGCGGGCATCTTGCCCGCCACATAAACTGGGCGGACAAGATGTCCACCCCACAATAAATACTGGGATATTTTTTTATTTGGAAGTCCCTTATACCATTTTGAAAAAAGAACGCGACAGATGGGTAGGATGCGTTACAACGCATCCTACAGCAATTTAATTGCTAATTGAATTACTCTAATATTAGTAATATTTAAAGTATATTTAAAAGCTATGAAAAAAATTACTACACTTTTTACTGAAGAACGCAACCAACTACAGATAGATATTGAAAGTGCCAAGAGTATTGATGCTGTAGTTAAGCTAGTTCAAAATCGATTAGATAATTTAGAAAGAGTTTACATTAGTGAACTAAATTTAACACAAGTGCGCTTGGCAGCATTTTTTCTAGATATGCTGAGACAATCTATCAGCAATCTAGCA contains the following coding sequences:
- a CDS encoding cation:proton antiporter subunit C, translated to MIPVLEASVFATILCGFFGIILKKNLVMKIVSMDVMSTGVIAYYVLIASREGLFTPILSTVNKGAFADPVPQAVILTAIVIGFSIQALMLVGVMKLSRDNPTLESSEIEKNNTP
- a CDS encoding DOMON-like domain-containing protein, which codes for MNHQSFSLQTFPGTEKFPDVKIAGDIARNGNKLTIQYRLLGDIKKIAITPPSATPLRKHGLWQNTCFEFFIGINNSPQYWEFNLSPSGDWNIYRFDDYRQGMEEEAAFSTLPFIVQQQTESVEINLDLDLDKIIATEQALEVAITTVIKTQDGDVTYWALTHRGAEADFHLRDSFILELPAAN
- a CDS encoding DUF4040 domain-containing protein, which gives rise to MTKYDLFIYFITALLPMSACMLIMQVNPYSALVMRGILGAIAALLYVLLGAADVALTEALVGTMLAITLYAIAVRSSLVMRLGIIQDGDALPDSHFGQITDELRRIFSKRHMRLELVPYPNQQALERALLDKEVHASCSKLEQNDENLAYHTAVRVKRVYDIMQSELSSPTTSLTYVNTPELGEEHKS
- a CDS encoding Na+/H+ antiporter subunit E; protein product: MTGYLNILLRLAIWFLLTANFTVANIIIGVSIALLLPHNHQSREKLKDWLRALWQGLKAIPTAYIEALQIIFQPHTEEEIVMERVPARRTPGLIFLDIFIITFTPKTIVVKYHEDGWYEVHRIQRRKA
- a CDS encoding cation:proton antiporter, encoding MTTITLAWITLPFLVGFVIYLLPKLDKYLALAMGLASAGYAAQLFWQRSPLELKLLDNFGVTLTLDELTAYFILTNALVTTAVILYCWQSDKTAFFYAQTLMLHGSVNAAFACADFISLYVALEVSGIAAFLLIAYPRTDRSIWVALRYLFISNVAMLFYLVGAVLAYQTNHSFAFSALLGSPPEAFALIGLGLLVKGGVFVSGLWLPLTHSESETPVSALLSGVVVKTGVYPLVRCALALDEIDPIIRIFGVGTALLGVFYAMFEKDTKRMLAFHTISQLGFILAAPAVGGFYALTHGLVKSALFLIAGALPSRNFKELQHKPINTAIWIALVIASFSISGFPLLSGFGAKVLTMKNLAPWQVIAMNVAALGTAISFAKFIFLPRGGTGEVKPGFWPGVILLIVGLIVANVAYYDAYTVANIIKPLVTIAIGWLVYFFIVQRLSVKLPRLLEQFEHLIGFMSLMLVLLFWMVFP
- a CDS encoding Na(+)/H(+) antiporter subunit B — translated: MKWIYIAAGVALYIKMIVLPNPAPQLPDFSIVESIVKDGGIPNAVTVIILRNRLYDTIFEVIVFTIAIMGAYYLLANERPSCAIYNFTDKPSIVLARLGATITSLVSIELAIRGHLTPGGGFAAGVAGGTAIGLIAITSSPEWMQAIYQRWHAAIWEKVSVLIFIVLAVITLSGYELPHGEMGALFSGGIIPILNILVAIKVALGSWAAILVFIRYRGLL
- a CDS encoding phosphotransferase enzyme family protein, encoding MSIIEDIKTQSTDNLVSIAEQFALQGEVTSVQAFGSGNINDTFLVTKNSLENQNFVLQRINTQVFRQPQLIMRNMCIFTEHIRQRLEQKPLNRRWEVPSVLLTKDTQDHWRDADGSFWRAISFIAGSQSFDTMGDRSQAPEVGYALGMFHNLISDLPPEKLADTLEGFHITPRYLQHYNEVLPKTTVKPTPEVNYCLQFVSDRQLFASTLEDAKAAGKLPLRLMHGDPKINNVMFDTATGLAVSVIDLDTVKPGLVHYDIGDCLRSGCNPVGEETEDWESVTFDTETCQGILQGYLAVAKAFMTENDYAYIYDAIRLIAFELGLRFFADYLAGNVYFKVKYPEHNLARALVQFALTKSIESQETAIRAIIGDVK
- a CDS encoding monovalent cation/H(+) antiporter subunit G, whose protein sequence is MITVLSYTCIIIGICFWFWGTSFLLGKRSLLFKLHTLSVSDTLGSMSIVFGLLLKIPREWPLLILGIICLAIWNTMLGYVLAYCSTSGGNDD